A window of Panicum virgatum strain AP13 chromosome 8K, P.virgatum_v5, whole genome shotgun sequence contains these coding sequences:
- the LOC120644898 gene encoding disease resistance protein PIK6-NP-like, translating to MDLVVGASNDAVSSLVNKLGSLLAQEYTLIGGVSDDIQYINDELASMQAFLNRLKQEAKHDEQRQDWMKQVREVAYDIEDCVDNAGYRLSREPRGSGKLASLRRAWYLLTTLHARHCIATDIGNLKARAQHVSERRTRYGVENLARDIASEGENNPIDCSPPHPQLIGTVAPVGIEGAKVELEPWFLEVKQQSTSDQPKFLAIVGFGGLGKTTLAMALYRAFGDEFDCRASVLASQKFHLPMVLRSLIKQFHDQQAVAAMNDIEGIEEMGLEALKNQLARQLEDKRYHILIDDIWSVSAWESIRDSFPKSKKGSSIVVTTRFKSVAEACRRQQGRVYELKPLHDDNSYKLFRQIISSAPNVPTKGAKTLLKKCGGLPLAIILVAGLVASKLRSESNRIRVEDHHVAEENKDVGDELKNNKDQEGDDVTEGLDKAAVVEEFEKNKPQAGNDNSKKLENFLAQVSNDLGDELKKNLSTEGVTHIVHHCYYQLPADLKTCLLYLSMFPKGCLISRKRLIRRWIAEGFIAEKHGKMVEEIAEDCFNELISRNLIRVVNSSSNGKVKICQVHDMVLEYIVVKSSDENFITVVGGHWHTPFPSYKVRRLSIQKSDRQEKETVERMKLSHVRSLTALGSFKALHSTLSKFQILQVLDLESCKDLSLMNQLEEICDMHQLKYLSLRKTDIKRVPKEIGRLEYLQVLDIRDTKISQLPPSVEKLQHMAHLLAGSKSKRMGLTLTEGITKMMALQTLSGVEIRGSSVDAARVGSTNEEAKKYPRCKAASTGSAKGLRALENLTNLKKLTVYRLLAFTEKDNILLLSAIEHLSSCTLKFLAIDDDFTGFLDSSLSTSQAPPEHLNTLGLSGKLSRVPDWISRLHNLEKLTLSLTSLTESTLSTLGGLPELFSLIFILDNSAKKYPSVMKILSKNAMESEGMIFVQPGGFDRLKLLRFVTPVLPPLSFLEGAMPKVESLELKFIMAEGIYGLENLASLRQVLLTVSSQAPEVAKVKVSQIKALASKNPKQPSMIVDEYNDL from the exons ATGGACCTCGTCGTCGGTGCCTCCAATGACGCTGTGAGTTCCCTAGTGAACAAGCTTGGGAGTCTCCTGGCCCAGGAGTACACACTGATCGGAGGCGTCAGCGATGACATCCAGTACATCAACGACGAGTTGGCCAGCATGCAGGCCTTCCTCAACAGGCTCAAGCAGGAGGCCAAGCACGACGAGCAGCGGCAGGACTGGATGAAGCAGGTGCGGGAGGTCGCCTACGACATCGAGGATTGCGTCGACAATGCCGGCTACCGCCTCAGCCGCGAGCCCCGTGGGAGCGGCAAGCTGGCCTCCCTCAGACGGGCCTGGTATCTCCTCACCACGCTGCATGCACGACACTGCATCGCCACCGACATCGGCAACCTCAAGGCTCGAGCGCAGCACGTCAGCGAGCGGCGCACGAG GTATGGAGTTGAGAACCTGGCACGAGACATCGCTTCAGAGGGAGAAAATAACCCCATTGATTGCTCACCGCCTCATCCTCAACTCATCGGCACTGTGGCACCTGTGGGCATCGAGGGTGCCAAGGTGGAGCTCGAGCCATGGTTCTTGGAGGTGAAGCAACAGAGCACCAGTGATCAGCCTAAGTTCCTCGCCATTGTCGGGTTTGGTGGCCTCGGCAAGACTACCCTTGCCATGGCCTTGTACCGCGCATTTGGAGATGAGTTTGATTGCAGGGCATCCGTTCTAGCATCGCAGAAGTTCCATCTCCCAATGGTTCTGAGAAGTCTTATCAAGCAGTTTCATGACCAGCAGGCCGTTGCTGCCATGAATGACATCGAAGGAATCGAGGAAATGGGACTCGAAGCGCTCAAAAACCAGCTCGCCCGTCAACTAGAAGATAAGAG GTATCACATCTTGATAGATGACATATGGTCTGTATCAGCATGGGAAAGCATTAGGGATTCTTTCCCAAAAAGCAAGAAGGGTAGTAGCATAGTGGTGACTACTAGGTTCAAATCTGTAGCTGAAGCCTGCCGCCGTCAACAAGGCCGCGTCTATGAGCTCAAGCCACTCCATGATGATAACTCCTACAAGCTCTTCCGCCAAATCATCTCAAGCGCCCCTAATGTTCCCACTAAAGGTGCAAAAACTCTCCTGAAGAAATGTGGAGGTTTGCCTTTGGCCATAATTTTAGTAGCTGGGCTCGTGGCTAGTAAATTGAGATCAGAGTCAAACAGAATCCGTGTAGAAGATCACCATGTGGCTGAAGAGAACAAGGACGTAGGTGATGAGTTGAAGAATAATAAGGATCAAGAAGGAGATGATGTTACTGAAGGTTTGGACAAGGCTGCAGTAGTTGAAGAGTTTGAGAAGAATAAGCCCCAAGCGGGCAATGATAATAGTAAGAAGTTGGAGAACTTCTTGGCCCAAGTGAGCAATGATTTAGGTGACGAATTGAAGAAAAATCTCTCAACAGAAGGCGTCACACACATAGTGCACCACTGCTATTACCAATTGCCTGCTGACCTTAAGACCTGCTTGTTGTATCTGAGCATGTTTCCCAAGGGTTGTTTGATCAGCAGGAAACGTCTAATCAGAAGATGGATTGCTGAAGGGTTCATCGCTGAAAAGCATGGGAAGATGGTTGAGGAGATCGCTGAGGATTGCTTCAATGAACTCATTAGTAGGAACCTAATTCGGGtagtcaacagcagcagcaatggCAAGGTGAAGATTTGCCAGGTCCATGACATGGTCCTCGAGTACATTGTTGTCAAGTCAAGCGATGAGAATTTCATCACAGTGGTTGGAGGCCACTGGCATACACCGTTTCCATCCTACAAGGTGCGTCGACTGTCTATCCAAAAGAGTGATAGGCAGGAGAAGGAAACAGTGGAGAGGATGAAGCTGTCACATGTCCGGTCTTTAACAGCATTGGGGAGTTTCAAAGCTCTTCATTCTACTCTATCCAAGTTTCAGATACTGCAGGTGCTGGATCTTGAAAGTTGCAAGGATTTGTCACTGATGAATCAGCTTGAGGAAATATGTGATATGCATCAGCTGAAGTACCTAAGCCTGAGAAAGACAGACATTAAGAGAGTCCCAAAGGAGATAGGTAGGCTTGAATATCTTCAAGTACTTGACATAAGGGACACAAAAATCTCGCAGTTGCCTCCCTCTGTTGAGAAGCTACAACATATGGCGCATCTACTTGCTGGCAGCAAGAGCAAGAGGATGGGGCTGACTTTAACTGAAGGGATCACAAAGATGATGGCTCTGCAAACACTATCTGGGGTTGAGATTCGGGGAAGCTCTGTTGATGCAGCCAGGGTAGGATCCACTAATGAAGAAGCTAAGAAATATCCCCGATGCAAGGCGGCTAGTACAGGATCGGCTAAGGGACTGCGTGCCTTGGAGAACCTCACGAACCTGAAGAAGCTAACTGTTTACAGACTTCTAGCCTTTACTGAGAAGGATAATATTCTACTGTTATCTGCCATTGAGCACCTGAGCAGCTGCACCCTCAAGTTTCTTGCTATTGATGATGATTTCACCGGATTTCTTGACAGCTCGCTCAGTACTTCACAAGCGCCGCCGGAGCACTTGAACACTCTTGGGCTCTCCGGCAAGTTGTCCCGAGTGCCCGACTGGATCAGCCGTCTCCACAACCTTGAGAAGCTAACTCTATCCTTAACTTCACTCACAGAAAGTACCTTGTCAACCCTTGGGGGGCTGCCTGAGCTATTCTCTCTCATTTTTATATTGGATAATTCTGCAAAGAAGTATCCAAGTGTTATGAAGATTTTGAGTAAGAATGCGATGGAGTCAGAAGGAATGATCTTTGTGCAACCTGGAGGATTTGATAGACTTAAACTACTGCGCTTTGTGACACCGGTGCTGCCACCTCTGAGCTTTCTGGAAGGAGCAATGCCAAAGGTTGAGAGTCTTGAGTTGAAGTTCATAATGGCGGAGGGCATCTATGGCCTGGAAAACCTTGCGAGTCTCCGACAGGTGCTCCTGACAGTCAGCAGTCAAGCGCCTGAAGTTGCAAAGGTGAAGGTATCTCAGATCAAGGCATTAGCAAGCAAGAATCCGAAGCAACCTAGCATGATCGTCGACGAGTACAATGACTTATAA